The segment ACACAGCTTCAGGTGTTGAGTCCGAACCCTATGGAATATGATAGAAGGCAGTCCAGTGGGCAGTGGGTTGGTGTGCATCACGTACAAATGTACAACATATCAGTTATCTTATGTCATGTGTGGACCTGAGCATTTTTTATCGTATATGACAGTAAAGCAACACTTTCTATGGAGTGCTTCATGCACACAGTTAGCTGCAGTCATAACTTGAACCACTTATTTTCATAGTGATGGGATCATGAATCATTagcacagctgaaacaatttACATGATGACTGCTCAGTGCAAACATTTTTGGGTCACTCTCTGTGGAGCTTGTGTGAGCATACCTCCATTACGTTGTCACGACGGCTGTGAGGAGATTCTGTGACGCTCGAGGCTGAATCAGAGGTCAGATTTACTCGCTGGGTGGCTTCCTGTAAACACAATTAAGCAACAGGAGAATTTGAATGGATTAAACACCAGAGCAGGTGCACAGATAATAACATTGCAAGGGTAGCCAAATACCTTGGAAAGCCTCCTCAGAGTCTCAAGCAGTTGGCGTGCACTCATTGGGTCTCTGCTCGGGCCAGCATTAACCTCAAAGTGGATTTTGTCAACAGCTTTGATTGCCTGTGCTAATAAAGGTATACAGGCTACGTTAGGAAAGAGTTAAGAAAGAAATGTATCAGGCAACACGGCAACATGCAATCCagtgtctgttttcagtggttcctgtaaaagtattttaatttaaacattatgcaaaaccaaaacaagcaGGAAATctcatatgtgtgtatgtgcgtgggTCCCTTGCATAAGTCAGGAACCATTCATCCAATCTACTTCACATTTGGCAGGTGCAATGCTGAAGACCCAAGGATGTGCACTGTCGAATTTGGCTCTCTACAGTGTCAGGGACACTGGGGGCTTTAGGCCTCTGCAGCACGTTTTCATCTATGCAAGTATTCTGTATCGCTCGCTATGGTACATTCCACAGATGTAGAAAGAGACCAGAGATTTTCCATGTTTCAAACATTTCAAGCATAAGCTATGTAACGTTCATTATGAAGGCTTGTGTTTCTGAACCCAAAGAAGCGCTGGGCTCTGCAGAGCGAGCAGCATGTCGGCCATGTCGAGTTACCCTGGCACGACACCGGCTTAGCTGTGGCTCACTGACTGCAGTTCAGACGCTGGATGTACTAATGTTACAACCGAGTTCCTCTTCACTTTCCTGGAGTCAATGAGCACGAGCAGATTGCCCACAGGATAAGCGTAACTCTGCCATTGCATCTCAAAGTGTGAACATTTGCCATGTAACTTACAACACTAACAATGTGACCGCAAGCtgaataactaaaaaaaaaatcatgctctACTCTATAAACTAATACAACTGCTTAGCTTACTTCAGCTTTCTTACTTCTTTACTGTCTGACTGTGAGTAGCCGTGACTTGGGTGTTATTTTCAGGGGCAGATTTAGTGATGTGGGGGCCCCAGGCAAACACTGTCTTGCTTTCCTGTCTACCCATCCTTTAACTGGGAATGTTAGTATTTGCAGTGGTAGAAGAAAtagtagaagtagaagtagtaaAACTATTAACTTTTAAACTTAAAACTATAAATACCACACAGTGAAAGTAGGCTACTGCATTCAAATTTTCACTTAAGGTGAAGAGAGTAAAAGAGGAATAATCAACACAATGTACCTTTACTTAACATCTGTCTATGGTGgagccagtgttgggcagtaacacgTTACAGTAATAAcgttactttttccagtaacgagtagtgtaactaattactaatgaaATTTCAGTAATAACGTTACAATTACTCTAAAACcaacgttacttttgttatcacataaCTACTGACTTGAAACACAACAGTCACATCAATGGGCTCATTTTCCTAACCGTCATGCTGTGCACGCACGTCACAAAGCAGCTAGCTACTTGGAAACGTTAACCCTAATGGTTGAAAATTTATTCCCaatactttgattttgttgggaggaaagatgacaagaacactgctgctgcaggtagtTGGACTAAAACTCttaccacaaaaaaacacatcctcaaacGTCCGGTCTGAAAGCACAACAACGCTAaactccaggaaatacaccccaccaaaggtgagccgtCCTTGGCTGCAGATGTTAGCTGGagccctacactggctaaacaaccaaaactggattttaatggtggaagctgcagctacaaagacgTAATGAAGCTTGTGCCTGGATATGTTGTGGATTAAATGTTGCTCCACGAGTGTCAGACTTGTAGGCAGAGCCTTGGGAAAATACCGgtcacaggcaactgaagaCACCAGGTAAACAGAAGCTACCTAGCATTAACTACACTTACCAGCGATTAGCCTGAtattcacacagagacacatatCTGTATTTAGGGGAGATACGCAATTACAAACTTTATGGGGTCTAACtaaaaaagtaatataacaaATAGttaattgttatattttgtgagTTAATTCTGAATCTGCAATGTAACCAGTAACATGTCTCTGTCAGGCATATGTAGTGGTGCAATGTTTTCCTCTGAGATAGAAGTACACAGCAAGTTCTGTTGAGATGCGTATTTAAGTGCTCTAGGGGGCTTCTGTACAATCAGTTAGAATAGCAGCATCATTCATTTTTGTCATATCCAAACATCATAATAAATCTGAAACTGTTTGGGGTCCAGGTGTGTTGCTCAGGACCCCAAGAAGAAGAGTATCAAGTGTGAAATTGTTTGAATGAGTAGTTCTTGAAAAAGGAGCAAGCAGCAATACCCCAGGCCAAACACCTGGCCTGTTTTGAACAGGCACTGTACTAgttcataaaaaacaacaattaagaGTATCTTAACTCTCAATGAAAATCTTGTTCTTGCAGACTTCTGGTGGCTTAagttgctgcagtgatgtacaAGTGTGTCAGTACAAAGTGACATCACTCTTGTGTGTGGTTCCAGGTGCAGCAGAGCACACTGCTGAACACAACCTGCCAGAGGTGCATTGTGTCTCATGCAAGTTTAAGCCAATGCTCTCTCCTACCTAAATGACAGACTATGTCGATTTCCatcagctaaaaaaaaagaaagtcatgTGACCAGCCCCAAAACTACATCTATTACTATTTTAATGGTAGTTTTAAGCTCATTCTTAACATCATAAAATGGTTGTAGTTTCGCTCCAACACTCCCTGGTTAGGTTTACGCAAAACATCTTGGTTTAGCtttatgtaattattattagttatgTCACTAACATAGATAGCGAAGCTTGCTACACTTACATACTAGGCAATGTTGTTGTTAAAAGGAGTCAAAGCTGACTTCGGGAtgcaaacactggtctcctgggtgaaagtcctgtggtTGTTTAAAATTTGTACAACATGTCATGGACTTTGTCGCTTTTTATGCTACATAATAtgacttcctcctctgctcctctaaTATTTACTAGAGGGCATTGCCTTACAATAAACGTAAGTATAAGATTGTAATAAGCTCTTTGCACAGTTGACcattgtggtgtttttttccatGAGAGTGGGCTGGTTAAGCAGTGTTTTGCTTGCACTGCTAAATATTTGTTACATTCTTGAGGCCATATAcgtttgtgatgtttttttggaTTGCACAGTACTGTATGAATGTGTTGGACTTGTTGTGCATACCTGGGACTACTTTGAATGCCATGCGGGTGTATCCCAGGAAATAGTAGAGGGGGTATTCCTCGTGATAATACTCTCTCCTTAACTCAGACTCCACACACAGACCAGCTCCATAAATGTTACTCTTGGTACACATTTTGGATATTGGATGCCAGGTGTTTGCTGCCAGGATCTGTTGGATTGGGGGAAAATTACAGAGATTGAGTTCTGTAAATCttaattatttttactttaacagtAATCTTACAAAGGTGATGACTGTACCTCATCTGACTCAGGCCTCACAACTGTGGGGTCCTTGCGGACGACTTCATGATTGGAATCAATGGCTGTGGGCATTATTGGAGTCATTTTAGCCAAAGCTGGCTCTTCAATGTTCCTGGAGACTGCGTACACATTGGAGCTGTTGGttggaaaagaaaacatggcaCATTGACTGCATTGTGGGTAACTTTTATAACACTTAAAGCACAGTTGTATAAACCACATGGCATACAGAGTCCCATTCATTTTCGACTCAATATATAGGTAAGAGGAACTTTTTCAGGCTCTTACTTCAGAGCAGTGCATGACAAGAGTTGCAATATGAAACAGAAGTTTGGTCTTGATGTGCTGCTCTCCATTTAGCAAGGAAAGATGTGTTGATTGAAGTACAAGAATTaatattttgaatttgtgaattAATTCAAGATTGTGATCCTTATGTGAAACCATTTCCTACCACATGCCAAAAACATACCTGACTGAAAAGAGTTCAAACTCTTTTTTGCATGAAGGAATGTCGAGTTGAAACTTCTTCTCTCTGACATTAATCTTGACAGCAAAGTTCCACGGGATAGCAATGGGCGATTTGCTCTTAAGCTCAGTACCGCACTGGAACAGCTCTGTGTTGATCCCATAGAAAACCCAAAAATCCTTTGTGAAACTAAAAAAGAAGAGGTTAATTCACTTGTTTTAACTCCACAATATGGCTATAAATGGTATACAAAAGcaattttgtttgctttctaTGATAATtgcttaaaggtctagtgtgcagggtttagtggcatctagtggtgaggttgcaggaGAACTACGATGGCTgacgtgaaaacacaaaaacatgactgaccctatctaaagccagtgtttggttagGGTTTGCCTTTTCTGGGCTACTGCAAAACAACATAGCAGACTCTGTGTAAGAGaacctgctctgtatgtggatataaacagctcagggtaatgaaaacaaaaacaactgttaTATTCAGATTAGTATAAACtaatggaaacatagctatgtataatatatataacttctgccaatagatgcccctaaatcctacacactggacctttaacatgaTGGAAGTAGTATTTTACCCAATAAAACCATCAGactccagtgaaatgtcagAAGTCAACAGTTGTCCAAGATGTTCAGTCAGTGGTGGATTTACTGTGGCTTTGGCTGCATAAGAAagaaatgactttaaaaatgatttacatcaaatgaaataataattttagtCATCAACCAGTGCTAAGTCAATTTGTGAGGTGGTCCTTTGCTGTAGGATTGGCTTCTCACCATTAACAGTTATCCCATTGATGGTTTCATAATATTTGCTAATCTCCAGGGGGAGACCAAGGGTGGTAGCTTGGAAGTAGCGAACCTCAAAGATTAAGAACGGCTTTGTCCGATGCCATGACACCCCCTTCTGTAGATTCTCGATCACAGCCCACAGAGGGCTCTCTTTCCCTGCAGAAGGACTAAGAGCCTGCGGGCAGGATCACAGGAGAACAGCATGTAAAAAGCTTTGTACACACACGGTCCTTTTTGTTGACTGAGCTTCGACACTAATGTTTGTTCTTCAGTTATTCTCTCACCATGATGATGTCCTGAATGGTTGCTTTGTTAAGATCAGCAAAGAAGCACTCTTGTCCAGACGCGCGAGAATAGGCGGACAGGATGGGCTTATCATTGGGCAGAATTTCCCAGTTTTGAAGCTGAAAATGGCACAGCACAACACATAGCTGACATATCACAGCACAGTTCTGCTGTTGCCTCAAAGTCATAGTTATACAGCACACTCACCACATTTAGAATAGCCTGGAAGTCACTGAAACTAAGATCTCCTGTAAAACTAGGGATGCCGGTGTCAAGCAGCTCCTTAAGTCCTTCAGCACGGACACCAAACTGCagcataaaaagaaaagaagattACTATTCACAATTGGGAAGACACTTCATCTTCAATGAAAGTCTCAGTGTATGGCGCCGTACCTCCAGAAGCTGCAGAATTCTACCAATGAAGTAAAATTTTCCTTTCAACATGATTTCAGTGGGGAAGTTGTTTGTTACACTCCTCAGCATGAAGACTTCAGCGGCAGTACCGATCAGGAAATCATCTGTATCGGGGGGAAAAAGCAAATCGTCATGCAACGGTTTCAGAGAAATCTAAGAATCTATATTTGAGCATACCATTAAACCAGTCCATGCGCACTGCTTTGCTGTAGTGATAGCTGAGACGACCGAATTTAGGGGCCAGGATTTTTGCGGCTACGTTGCAGGCAGTTGAGCTGTTGTAGAGAACACAGAAATAGATGGTTAAAAGCTTGAGAACACTGGAAATAATATGACATAAACAATAATGGTTATAACTGCCTTGTTTTGCTCACAGGAATTGGTTGTTTGGCGTACTGGATCTGGCAAGGCTTCTCAAGTAGGAGTATGCAAAACTGACAAGATGGAGGTCTTTTTCCTCCTGTAGATGTCCAGTTACTGTGGACACTAGAGCCATTGATGGCTTAGTGTCAAACAGGATCATGAAGGCCAGCATGCGTATCTCAGTGGTTAGGTTCTTCTGCACGAACAGATTCAAGGTGATGTCTTGGACCTGAAAACACAAGTATTACAATGTTCGGAAAGACTGTACATTCAACCACCCACTGCTCTGTATTTCTGTTCTCCTCCAACACCATCTCCAATATTTTCTGAAGAGACGATGAACTTTAAAAATCCAGATTACTGTAAATGTTGGAGATATAAATACGGAGATAATTGTGTACCTCCACAATGCAAAGATAACGTGACAATAGCATGAATCAGATTTGCCATTTTCACATGATTGTTGAAAATTATTCTTACCTGCCACAATGAAGAAAATTAAATTCCAGGATTAGAATAACCTGCAGTTTTGTTTAAACGCATTGCCAATTTGAATTTGACCTTatcagaaaattacatttttagctCGACTGTGGAACACAGAGCATGCAATTACCATAAACATGATTCATATGAAAACCTAGCATATAGCTGTGCTAAATGAACATCTTAGAAGTCGCCTTTATTCCTgtatgtcatatatatatagttaCACTGTGAGGGTCTCTGGCAGCTATGAGTCGCATAGACTGCACGGCAGCACTCAGCACACGAGGTGGAAGATCCACAGGGGTGGCAGCAACTCCGGGGAGGAAGCGCATGATTGTTTTAATGCTTCCTGGATGACCTGCGTTCCCCAGAGCTTTCAGAGCGATGACCATGTTTTCCTCATTGCCATTCCTCAGACTTTCCACAGCCATGTCCAGCAGTGGCTAGTACAGATGTAAACAAATGTGCAGTCAGTTGTTACAAATAGACTACATTATGATTTTGCACACAGATAATTCTCATCATATACCAGAAGTTACGGTACAAAGGAAAGTAAATTCTTCCTCTGTCTGATTACCTGCACAGCAGATACTGGACAAGGTGTGTAATAGGCACAGTGCTTGTACACCAGAGAGCCGTAGGAAAGCACCACTGTATGCCACAGATAGATGCTGGATTTGCTAAAGGGCATGCTGAGGAACACctgtgaaagagagacagagacattttgacatgatcTGTTATGATTGCATGGTGACATTTGTCAATATGCAAACCATTTCTCCGTCTTTACAACTCGTTTCCACAAAGCTCCGTGTACGTGCACAATTGAACCATAgccgttcattcctatgggaCCTTCCATGATCTCCAATGTGTTTGCAAAACTGGAATTTGCCCAGAGTAGACTGAAAACTGTAACTTTTGCTGCAGATTTCGGACAGACCATATCTAATGTGCGCCACAGGAAGTTggcttaaaaacaaataagctAGCAGGCTATTTCAGTTGGACAGCTTATTAAGCTTACATTGGTAGCATGCCAGCTGTGTAGCATATAGAGTGCATGCATCATGGTTCATATGTCTTTTAACAATATATTGGCAACATAGCTGGCAGGCCAAGCTCCTCACTTATTTGTCACCATGCATTgttggtcctgtttttgtcttgaTAATGCCCCATGCACATACTCCCATCAGAGTGGAcagtgaaaaacagacaaaactgaCTTTTTGACTTTTAGCATTtctattagggctgccccctgacagtcaaagattcaaatcatcagttaGAGAACACTCAGTCAACTGAGATTACTTCAAATCAAGTGGTCATTTACTCTGTGTACCTCTGGTgacattttggtccccagatttagcttcacgctttcatgctgctctccAGTATAGGCAGCTGTAGACCCAGACCCAGAGTGAGTCTGTCAGCTGTCTGGAGGAAGAGAGAATTTGCCCGGTCAGGCTCCAAGACAGtgatatttgtgtatttgtcttCTGCTCAAAGtgatgaatttacagctcacagcaattTGATTTGaaacagtctctggcttttatttgatatctagtgtcggcaaattttttttgcacatttctgatccattGTTAACATTGTAAGCAGCATTAACTTGGGTTGACTTGTTTAGTACTGTATATCTCATGAATGTCACTGAGCCCCGTTCAAACTATCAAACTACAAGGAAAAAAGGAATTAGTTGAATAATAATACTGAACAAccagatctgattcaactgaCATTATTCTGAGTTGAGTACAGCCCTAGTTTTTATCaggcagcaacctctggggctgaaaaatgaagccctCTACAAATGAAAATTAGCTTATAGCTAACTCTGGTACAGCTAAGTAACTGATTACTatccctgttaaataaataaataaaataagtgccAATaagtgcagttcctctaatggccacttgaggctggctccagatgcGAGTCAGTTCCCATATATGCCCAtgtaaaatgcccaactttacagcagatataACTATATTTACAATCTGGTGCAACAACAGCTTTGGTCTCTGCAGCTAATTTCCCTCTTTATGACAAATGTACGGGTGAAATGacgtgtttacattttattaaggcttaaagttaagcaTAAATAAGGGCGGGCCAcattgactgacaggctgtctgcaagcaTCACCACAGTGTGTAAGTCAGATCCAAAGCTTCACTTTCTCATCTGAATTTGGTCCATTTTGTCCccaaacaaacaagatggcgataatcaaaatgtcaaacttgaggcttcagaacAGGAATCCATAAAGCAATGGCTGACTTTACGGTAGCTAGGCTATTCtaaacagtttgtgttttctaTCTTTATTTTAACTAAAGAGATGCATTTCCTTGTGTTAAACAGTAGGGGGCGTACTACGTGTATAACATAaattacagacacaaacaaaactgtgGAAACAATACGTTAGTATTAACTCACTTTAGCCATCTCAACCAGATCAGGAATGGCCTTGAGATGGTTAATGGACAGCAAAAGGGTTTGCAGAGCTTCAGTTGTAGATATGTCTTGAGCCTGGAACCTCGCTTCCAGGAAATTCAGGATCCTGGCATCATTGACCTCAACAACCATGTCCAAAAACCAATGTCTAATAACGAGTAAAGAGAAGAAAAGTGATTGAATCAGACAATACTTATGATAACAATTATCcttcaaataaataaagggaGGAAACTGAAAAGATAAAAGTGTGAGGATCAGTTCAGATGTGGCATTTAATTGCACATGTACAAGATGAAATACAAAGTGTCAGTTGCTGCCTAAATCTTAATGAGCAAGAGAAGCGGTCTCTCAGCCGTCACCTTTCTGTCATCATGCCTCACATGATAATAAATCATTCATCAGTGGTAATGTGCCAGACTAAATCTCTCCTGAACTAAGTGGGAGGATGCTCTTCAATTAACCATTCTGTTGAGTGGATCAGTATCAGATTTGAGAGATGGCCTTGAACTATTTTGTTCTCCATCTTATAATACTGTAATGAAAAGCTTGGTTAAAGGTTATCTATGAaggaatttcactttcaaaccTTCCTGCAGTGTTCTTAATGGGTACAAAGACATGCTGAATAAAATTCTTTTTGAATTTCTGGTTACAGTCAAGTTTAAGCAGCTAAAATAATTGTCCCCCCTAAATAAAtccaatcataatgtagcatcaggccggctcagaccagggtcccacaacaacacagctgtgctccattgactctaatgcaatcgtttcagatttccttcattttcaggctggttttgtggatttggagctaaatgttgtgcctggggcacgtNNNNNNNNgtcagtttgacatcctggatatatccttcaaacacagactgtagacccctctgtctgcttctctctggaatcactgtttcatttctccaaaaatatgataatatttcttcagggagtgcagttagttacagtgtgggctccatgcttactgcgacagcttgaCAGACCAGACCACCTTAGCAAAAGTTCTGTGTGCAGTCTGTGCATGTCATGTTGCTGCAGCCCAGCAGAAGCCATCGTGCGACTGTTGTGGGTATAATCAGTGTCAAACTCTGTATTGTCTCtctatttcattactttcaaatgcattaaaatgttaaaaactagAATGGTACATGGGTGTTATTTAGGCAGAATTGTGAAGTGTTAGCATGCCATAACAAGGTTAGAAAAAGTCATTGAACAATATGTCATACaatgtctttaaaaagtcaCAGGGTGTACACTTTAACTGTTGTCCTCAATCACATGCTGGCTAAAATGGCACGCAGTtatcaaaacattttgaaaccctgatctaatttttttatttcaaaatactgTAAAGCTGTAAAGTCTAAAAATTTGGTCAAATATCGTCTGCTCCAATGTTAAATATGTAAACATGACCCTGGTGAAAGACCCTTAAAAAGTGGTGTGGCTGCTACTGAgatattttcttcaaatttagtttttcatatatttttttcatacattttacatttaaaatttatgttatattcttaatattttttttcagaacTTGATCAAGCCCTGTTTTCTCCTTTACAATTTATAATTGTCCACACTGTGTGATAATCTCATACCTATGCTCTTCATTTCCTGCAAGTTGCTTCCACATATCCTCCAATCCCTCATAAGGCATCGCTCGCAGGAGTTGATACAGCTTTATAGCCTCCTCTGTAGTTGCACTGTCAATCTGGTAGCGATTAACCTCAGCCAGATGCTTGACCAGCTCAATAGCCTATAAAGAGGAACAGAGAGTACAGCTCTAATTGGTTAATTGAACGCTGCTAggtctgtatttattttaacttccTGCTTCCTGCTCATATCAGGAAAGATTTTATAGACCAATGAATGTCATGTAGCAGCAGAATATCATTATCACCTTTGGCACTGGGTCTTCCAGGCTCTGCATCATAATGGGGACGTTAACTTCTGAGCTGACAAACTTGTAAACAAGGTTGCCCTTGCTTTCCATTGGCCCAAATGTGACAGCTCTCGCTGTGTCACTCACGCCGAGCAGCACCATTTCCTTCCTGCAGGAGGAGTTATTTAAAGCAGACGATTTGTATGGCAGACGAGCATTACGGGTGAGAGGCGTGTTGTGCAGATATTTCCTTGTCTTACACGGCTTGCATCTTGAAACTGCCGCCCTTCACGTTGAAGGGACTGAAATGCTGCTGCTCCAGGCCATGAGCCCTGGTAATGAGGCCTCCCTCCGCTGTTGGCTTGACTGTGTAAACATATCTCACTGTTGAAATGACAGATTCCCCTCTCTAGATTGgaggacacacaaacaaaaatagctCTGACTTTGGTCTGCTTCATTTATAATTGTGGAATCAGATGCATCTGCGGAGAGATAAACAGACCTGCTTGGCGACTTCATCGAGCACAGCGGTGGCCATTCCTCTATACATGGCTGCTCTCTCCTTGCAGTTAATGACATCCACAACCTGAGTGATGGTCATTTCCTTTGTTTCCCCGTTTTCATCAGTTGCGTAGTTACTCTGACACTTGCCATGGATGCCAGCCTGCAAACACAATTAAAcaagttttattacatttttacagatgctgtttGTTTAATTGAGAACAGTTTATTTGTCAGCAGTGACTCACCTCTTCGAGCTGATAGACCCTCTGTGTGGTCTTCAGAGTGACTTGGAACAAACCCAGTATCCCTCTCACAATGTTGACAATCGTGTCAGGAATCTCAGCAGCGGCACGGATGTTACTAATGTGTCCACCGGCATAGTCAAACATGAAGGGTTTGATGAGATGGGCAGCAATATGCTTGGTGAGCTTTGGGGAAGCATTAAAGCTGTTTTTCCCTGGGAAGCCATTGAACTCCTCGAAGGCCAAATCTGAAAGCTTTGAACCAGAGATCGAAATTATACGTTTTAGTGCTCATGTGCCATAGTGACAAGTATTTGTCAAGTCAACATGAAAACTCTCCAATTTTCTTTGTCAGATGAAGCACAGGTGACATTTCTAACCCAACATAAGTGGACAGGAAACTAGCAGGTGTATGTACTGATAGTATATATCCAacaacatttgaacacatcatctGTTTATGATTGGAAGATGACAAAAAGGAAGGTACTGCGTTATAGATGCACAAACTGTTGCTATGCATACATTTCTAACAAACAAAATCTCAACAGTTTAAACTTATTAGGCGGTTTACAAAGAACTCTGTATCATATTTACACCATAAAAAGTTATTTTGGGGAGATTACAGGCTGTACAACCTTTCAACAGATGTTTATTACATTGACCTCCAAAGTATTTATGATGtatgaataaaaaatgaatgacaaaTGATACGATGCCAATTAATTTACTTGAATtattaatcagaaaaaaatttaataattaacaacctgtttataaaacaatgcTCGTTGActatttttaagtttaaaaaacatattctgAGAGAGTTTGTAGAACAATGTATGGTCAGTCTAACCTGAAGGAGGAATGTTTGTTCAGACACACCAGCGATCTTGAGCTTGCACGTTATTCTCGCACCAGACTCAGCAAGGTTTGGCATCCCGAGTCCAAAATTCACCATTCCCTCATATCTGTACTCGTAGGTTTTCTTTGGGTTCAGGCCGAGCTCTGGAATATGTTTCCAAAATGAAATGTTATTTCACTTCTTCACTTCTAATGGAAAGTTTTGGAAAAAGATTATTTTGTGCTCTTACAATGATGATAAAAACACTCACCGTATCGGACACTTTGACATGCTGAAGgaataaaaatcaaacattatGTCAGCACATTTTGATATTTGTTCAATCTAGGGGACGACATGTTAAAGTAAGAACACTTATTTCCAACTTGATCCcaagatattaaaaaaatatatatatatgataaaaaataaatgaactgaaGTTAAAGAATTATGAGGCTGCATTGTGATATCGCCCTAAAAACTAAAATCAtatgaatgaatc is part of the Epinephelus moara isolate mb chromosome 10, YSFRI_EMoa_1.0, whole genome shotgun sequence genome and harbors:
- the vtg3 gene encoding vitellogenin 3, phosvitinless isoform X2; this encodes MKGLLFCCLVALATCQSVRYELGLNPKKTYEYRYEGMVNFGLGMPNLAESGARITCKLKIAGVSEQTFLLQLSDLAFEEFNGFPGKNSFNASPKLTKHIAAHLIKPFMFDYAGGHISNIRAAAEIPDTIVNIVRGILGLFQVTLKTTQRVYQLEEAGIHGKCQSNYATDENGETKEMTITQVVDVINCKERAAMYRGMATAVLDEVAKQRGESVISTVRYVYTVKPTAEGGLITRAHGLEQQHFSPFNVKGGSFKMQAVKEMVLLGVSDTARAVTFGPMESKGNLVYKFVSSEVNVPIMMQSLEDPVPKAIELVKHLAEVNRYQIDSATTEEAIKLYQLLRAMPYEGLEDMWKQLAGNEEHRHWFLDMVVEVNDARILNFLEARFQAQDISTTEALQTLLLSINHLKAIPDLVEMAKVFLSMPFSKSSIYLWHTVVLSYGSLVYKHCAYYTPCPVSAVQPLLDMAVESLRNGNEENMVIALKALGNAGHPGSIKTIMRFLPGVAATPVDLPPRVLSAAVQSMRLIAARDPHSVQDITLNLFVQKNLTTEIRMLAFMILFDTKPSMALVSTVTGHLQEEKDLHLVSFAYSYLRSLARSSTPNNQFLSTACNVAAKILAPKFGRLSYHYSKAVRMDWFNDDFLIGTAAEVFMLRSVTNNFPTEIMLKGKFYFIGRILQLLEFGVRAEGLKELLDTGIPSFTGDLSFSDFQAILNVLQNWEILPNDKPILSAYSRASGQECFFADLNKATIQDIIMALSPSAGKESPLWAVIENLQKGVSWHRTKPFLIFEVRYFQATTLGLPLEISKYYETINGITVNAKATVNPPLTEHLGQLLTSDISLESDGFIGFTKDFWVFYGINTELFQCGTELKSKSPIAIPWNFAVKINVREKKFQLDIPSCKKEFELFSVSSNVYAVSRNIEEPALAKMTPIMPTAIDSNHEVVRKDPTVVRPESDEILAANTWHPISKMCTKSNIYGAGLCVESELRREYYHEEYPLYYFLGYTRMAFKVVPAQAIKAVDKIHFEVNAGPSRDPMSARQLLETLRRLSKEATQRVNLTSDSASSVTESPHSRRDNVMEGSDSTPEAVFNIKALAMSGNQKPEGYDAAFYYTPEANIQNAQLIVSQVGEDTNWKMCVDTTVDAHDEAKAHIRWGAECQSYEMSMKYATAHLPGSKPTLKAKVHWTRIPESMAETGRRIESYVPGMALLLGFYQQHERNAEQEVSASVVAASADSVDVKIKFPEYTVYRQAIPVPLPPTSSLKLQPDITNTTIGSFGRA
- the vtg3 gene encoding vitellogenin 3, phosvitinless isoform X1; translation: MKGLLFCCLVALATCQSVRYELGLNPKKTYEYRYEGMVNFGLGMPNLAESGARITCKLKIAGVSEQTFLLQLSDLAFEEFNGFPGKNSFNASPKLTKHIAAHLIKPFMFDYAGGHISNIRAAAEIPDTIVNIVRGILGLFQVTLKTTQRVYQLEEAGIHGKCQSNYATDENGETKEMTITQVVDVINCKERAAMYRGMATAVLDEVAKQRGESVISTVRYVYTVKPTAEGGLITRAHGLEQQHFSPFNVKGGSFKMQAVKEMVLLGVSDTARAVTFGPMESKGNLVYKFVSSEVNVPIMMQSLEDPVPKAIELVKHLAEVNRYQIDSATTEEAIKLYQLLRAMPYEGLEDMWKQLAGNEEHRHWFLDMVVEVNDARILNFLEARFQAQDISTTEALQTLLLSINHLKAIPDLVEMAKVFLSMPFSKSSIYLWHTVVLSYGSLVYKHCAYYTPCPVSAVQPLLDMAVESLRNGNEENMVIALKALGNAGHPGSIKTIMRFLPGVAATPVDLPPRVLSAAVQSMRLIAARDPHSVQDITLNLFVQKNLTTEIRMLAFMILFDTKPSMALVSTVTGHLQEEKDLHLVSFAYSYLRSLARSSTPNNQFLSTACNVAAKILAPKFGRLSYHYSKAVRMDWFNDDFLIGTAAEVFMLRSVTNNFPTEIMLKGKFYFIGRILQLLEFGVRAEGLKELLDTGIPSFTGDLSFSDFQAILNVLQNWEILPNDKPILSAYSRASGQECFFADLNKATIQDIIMALSPSAGKESPLWAVIENLQKGVSWHRTKPFLIFEVRYFQATTLGLPLEISKYYETINGITVNAKATVNPPLTEHLGQLLTSDISLESDGFIGFTKDFWVFYGINTELFQCGTELKSKSPIAIPWNFAVKINVREKKFQLDIPSCKKEFELFSVSSNVYAVSRNIEEPALAKMTPIMPTAIDSNHEVVRKDPTVVRPESDEILAANTWHPISKMCTKSNIYGAGLCVESELRREYYHEEYPLYYFLGYTRMAFKVVPACIPLLAQAIKAVDKIHFEVNAGPSRDPMSARQLLETLRRLSKEATQRVNLTSDSASSVTESPHSRRDNVMEGSDSTPEAVFNIKALAMSGNQKPEGYDAAFYYTPEANIQNAQLIVSQVGEDTNWKMCVDTTVDAHDEAKAHIRWGAECQSYEMSMKYATAHLPGSKPTLKAKVHWTRIPESMAETGRRIESYVPGMALLLGFYQQHERNAEQEVSASVVAASADSVDVKIKFPEYTVYRQAIPVPLPPTSSLKLQPDITNTTIGSFGRA